A single window of Halobacterium jilantaiense DNA harbors:
- the hutI gene encoding imidazolonepropionase: MPELQTVVHGASELVVGPDDEGSLQAYEDGALAVVDGDVAAVGRTSDLLAEYPAENADTDIDASGQTVIPGFVDPHTHALFAGDRSDEFAQKLRGKPYQEILAEGGGILRTVEAVREASDDELVANLTAQLDAMLAHGTTTAEVKTGYGLDTETELRMLDAVETAAADHPVDVVGTFLGAHAVPDGRDTEDYVDEVVAEQIPAAADHGAAEFCDVFCEEGVFTIEQSRRILEAGREHGLTPKIHAEEFTRLGSAQLAADLNAASADHLLHANREDAEALADADVTPVLLPGTAFSLGEDYADPEQFAAAGAPVALATDLNPNCYSQSMGFAVALACNGMRMAPADALLGATAHAATAIDREDGTGTLREGTAADLVVVDGPSYVHVPYNFGVNSAETVLKDGSVVASGGERA, translated from the coding sequence ATGCCTGAGTTGCAGACCGTCGTCCACGGCGCGAGCGAACTCGTGGTCGGCCCAGACGACGAGGGCAGCCTGCAGGCCTACGAGGACGGCGCGCTCGCGGTCGTCGACGGTGACGTGGCAGCCGTCGGCCGGACCTCGGACCTGCTCGCGGAGTACCCGGCGGAGAACGCCGACACGGACATCGACGCGTCCGGGCAGACTGTGATTCCCGGGTTCGTCGACCCGCACACGCACGCGCTGTTCGCGGGCGACCGCAGCGACGAGTTCGCCCAGAAGCTCCGGGGCAAGCCCTATCAGGAGATTCTCGCCGAGGGCGGCGGCATCCTCCGGACCGTCGAGGCGGTCCGGGAGGCCAGCGACGACGAACTGGTCGCGAATCTCACCGCGCAACTCGACGCGATGCTCGCCCACGGCACGACGACAGCCGAGGTGAAGACGGGCTACGGGCTCGACACGGAGACAGAGCTACGGATGCTGGACGCCGTCGAGACCGCGGCGGCCGACCATCCGGTCGACGTGGTCGGGACGTTCCTCGGCGCGCACGCCGTGCCGGACGGACGCGACACCGAGGACTACGTCGACGAGGTGGTCGCGGAGCAAATCCCTGCCGCCGCCGACCACGGCGCGGCCGAGTTCTGTGACGTGTTCTGCGAGGAAGGCGTGTTCACCATCGAACAGTCCCGGCGCATCCTCGAAGCCGGGCGGGAACACGGCCTCACGCCGAAGATTCACGCCGAAGAGTTCACGCGACTCGGGAGCGCCCAGCTCGCCGCGGACCTGAACGCCGCGAGCGCCGACCACCTCCTGCACGCGAACCGGGAGGACGCCGAGGCGCTCGCCGATGCCGACGTGACGCCCGTGCTGCTGCCCGGCACCGCGTTCTCGCTCGGCGAGGACTACGCCGACCCCGAGCAGTTCGCAGCGGCCGGCGCACCGGTCGCGCTCGCGACGGACCTGAATCCGAACTGCTACTCGCAGTCGATGGGGTTCGCGGTCGCGCTCGCCTGCAACGGGATGCGGATGGCACCCGCGGACGCGCTGCTCGGCGCGACGGCCCACGCCGCCACCGCAATCGACCGGGAGGACGGAACGGGGACGCTCCGCGAGGGGACGGCCGCCGACCTCGTCGTCGTGGACGGCCCGAGCTACGTCCACGTCCCCTACAACTTCGGCGTGAACAGCGCCGAGACGGTGCTGAAGGACGGTTCGGTTGTGGCGTCGGGAGGTGAGCGCGCGTGA